The following coding sequences are from one Granulicella arctica window:
- a CDS encoding phage head spike fiber domain-containing protein translates to MKFTICGVVSTALCLFALSAIAQTPAPQGYLSAVGSPPSSVNIPIENGFINITNGNLHMEFPLATHQQRGALQLNERLVYDSRIWMIGHYTNYYWWPTNVPNSSAGWRFVTGAEAGSIQSTYNEDSTTTCADINSPGGVSGQVTTFGLSFSWTDPSGTVHPFGSGWYYNTGSTGGCGGSPVQQSISGYSTDASGYLIELSGLNNGPPNIVVQDGSGNQVYPQVIDRYGNEWSFDSSNNLVDDLNRTPVIATTSGNVTTYDVLSPNGTISNNGTRVRYTVTTAPISVSTQFSENPVVEWSGTLNPVQSIQLPNGSSYKFTYDGYGEPTSVTLPTGGVITYGWSNYLDSYQNQNRWLTSRTVGSNPAMTFTPSVISQCASNGTGCQEQMRLHKPSGDETVYQLTLNNGAWNTNTTVYNGSASGGTPLMNTVNTYDFSHGCSTCIYGVEYITQSSSVTTLSNTGLQSQTQYVYNNPETGKVNAVKQWDYFTGTASSIPTQETDYTYDPLSGLNAGFDLQQVTVLDSNGNQAAQTTYGYTKNAVATSGMPQHGTQNAGGPYLQTVSHWISTGGSSTTTYTMDDTGQVRSIVDPDSHPVTNFTYQCSGALPYQVTNALSQTTTYGYDCNSGQITKVQDPNDLAAGRSGTTYSYESGAGRLQAVNYPDGGQTSYSYPSTTEVDTSVLASPNPAVSSQDVVDSFGRKYQHVQAGISSETTYDVNGRVDCVTNPHFTASSSSTDGTTCVTTYDGLDRPKVQTGTDGSTQSWSYAGNVTTSIDEAGHSWKRTSDALGRLISVIEPTGASTNYVYDALNNLHTVSQTGVSGDTARTRSFVYDSLSRLTSSTNPETGTIGYGYDANGNLTSKTDARGITTTYGYDALNRLTYKHYSDGTLPAAFGYDGKDESGGAVSTPVSNAIGRVSHTSNQTNAAANYSYDSMGRLNHEYYCVPSNCSYGIQVGATYDLAGNTSSLIYPDGRVISQNMDAAGRIASVNYASWNGNAHSGAYINASAAGSYDPAGHLVSATFGNAIGLAASYDKRERVDMLAYGTAAQLLWGKQYQWSANSNLQMITDALTGTQRQFGYDNLNRITSAEDIVGSSQGANTTPFATGSGDTVVGSSSGATPTPSWTDPDDSNILLNPDVPGSTGWEVASSNITTGVLAPDGTATAASFTASSGSTDSYLGAIAAQSSLYDGETMTGSVWLRAPNGTQNVNLYLVEDGTAGYSIPASKSVTVTTTWQQFQLSGKFQYGHTTLIFQIGGAGSVQSGQTISVWGSKLEDTGTSGPTITNFVRYSQRLTASTWGVQAGVAVDNAATAPDGTNTAATVTANSGSSDSWIVDNVPNPAPFSGVPITGSVWLRAPGGPQNISITLIEVGANGYSAFGGGTVSLTTGWQRFQMTGTTQSTLTVLQLQIGGAGTFTNGQSVQVWGAQMELASTAGPYVATGANPESIGTNMTNLLPYSQQPNGPSWSNPGIQGTANAVTAPDGSMTGYQATAASGQTDAYFTNNVQNPALYDSATVTGSIFLRIPSGSLSINIYLAGENASGRTYLGSKAVQLTTAWQRFTLTGQLPNGLTRVFMQIAGAGSFTSGQTFDLWGAQLEEASTAGPYVMTSALPVTTGQELTNLLPNSQQLNGPSWGIANGSLSLNSATAPDGTTTAATLTASASSPDTFAIDNAPNPSLYDEQTVTGSVYLRVASGTLNTFLFLDNSGVSGSTAPNQPITLTTTWQRFSITATNQNGLTQLGLQIGGAGSITNGKSFQVWGPQLVVGSAAAPYIPTPAVGGTTSVVTNQSATLLQNGLDQAYSYDSFGNILENGSFNSNYTAQNRMSGFAYDAAGNLLSNGLTTMTWDAESKLISAGGATYIYDAEGNRVEKQGVGVTDTIYFGGRPLARYSAGGWTDLIYGPNGLLGEVQGTEGADTSYRFLDHLGTEVGTINSNKILINPLDYTPFGQIFSGSTNDPYLFTGLERDMESNLDHAMFRQYASTMGRWMSPDPYNGSMDFGNPQSLNRYSYVGNNPLGYTDPSGLYSLPPGNNCTICNIFDDIFSDLGSLFGGGGHSFHGSTTPRPSIKATGSYGAIQPQGDDTFTMNVSYLVPSSGVGANDLAATGAIISSLSRIMITTDNALHAPPLKVSSGVCSIYGNEPYLGAGLQCVCNSAGDSAWSQDTRGCLAADQKEGIPEFIGHGTCYTGSTIRTQNVPVTTLVGAYLSCKRW, encoded by the coding sequence GTGAAATTCACCATTTGTGGTGTTGTCTCCACCGCGCTGTGCCTGTTTGCATTATCCGCTATTGCTCAAACACCCGCTCCGCAAGGCTATCTCAGTGCCGTAGGGAGCCCACCTTCGTCTGTCAATATTCCGATCGAAAACGGCTTTATTAACATCACAAATGGAAATCTCCATATGGAGTTTCCTTTGGCTACGCACCAGCAGAGAGGTGCGCTCCAACTGAATGAGCGGCTCGTCTACGATAGCCGCATTTGGATGATTGGGCACTACACCAACTATTACTGGTGGCCGACGAATGTCCCGAATTCTAGTGCGGGTTGGCGATTTGTAACAGGTGCGGAAGCTGGAAGTATCCAGTCTACTTACAATGAAGACAGTACAACGACGTGTGCCGATATTAACTCGCCAGGTGGTGTAAGTGGGCAGGTTACGACCTTTGGTTTGTCTTTTAGCTGGACTGATCCCTCCGGAACTGTACACCCGTTTGGGAGCGGTTGGTACTACAACACTGGCAGTACCGGTGGTTGCGGAGGATCTCCGGTTCAGCAATCTATTTCAGGCTATTCTACCGATGCCAGCGGTTATCTGATAGAGTTGTCCGGCTTGAATAATGGACCACCAAACATCGTTGTTCAGGATGGCTCGGGCAATCAAGTTTATCCTCAAGTTATCGACAGATACGGTAATGAGTGGAGCTTTGATTCCAGCAACAATCTCGTTGATGATCTGAATCGGACACCGGTCATTGCTACAACCAGCGGCAATGTCACGACCTACGATGTTCTATCTCCGAACGGAACGATCAGCAACAACGGCACACGGGTCAGGTACACCGTTACCACAGCGCCCATCTCTGTAAGCACGCAATTCAGTGAGAATCCGGTCGTCGAATGGAGTGGGACGCTCAATCCAGTTCAAAGTATTCAGTTGCCAAATGGATCCTCTTACAAGTTTACGTATGACGGATATGGAGAACCGACTAGCGTTACGTTGCCGACGGGTGGGGTTATTACCTATGGATGGAGTAATTATCTCGACTCGTATCAGAATCAAAATCGCTGGCTCACATCGAGGACTGTTGGCTCGAATCCGGCAATGACTTTTACTCCGTCTGTCATCAGTCAATGTGCGAGTAATGGGACTGGATGCCAGGAACAGATGAGGCTCCATAAGCCGAGCGGTGATGAAACTGTCTATCAACTGACGCTCAACAATGGGGCATGGAATACGAACACGACGGTATACAACGGATCAGCCTCCGGTGGAACACCTCTTATGAATACCGTCAACACCTATGACTTTTCTCATGGGTGTTCTACGTGTATCTATGGTGTGGAATACATTACTCAATCATCTTCGGTTACAACCTTGTCTAATACGGGGCTTCAATCTCAGACTCAATATGTCTATAACAATCCTGAAACTGGCAAGGTCAATGCCGTCAAGCAGTGGGATTATTTTACCGGTACTGCTTCCAGTATTCCGACGCAAGAGACGGACTATACCTATGACCCACTCAGCGGTCTAAATGCTGGGTTCGACCTACAACAAGTCACTGTGTTGGATAGCAACGGCAACCAGGCTGCGCAAACCACTTATGGCTATACGAAGAATGCTGTAGCAACATCCGGAATGCCGCAGCATGGTACGCAGAATGCAGGTGGGCCGTATCTCCAAACCGTTTCACATTGGATTAGCACGGGTGGCTCATCAACGACTACGTACACGATGGATGATACCGGCCAGGTACGTAGCATCGTTGATCCAGATTCGCATCCTGTCACGAACTTTACGTATCAGTGCTCTGGGGCCTTGCCATATCAAGTGACAAACGCTCTCAGCCAGACAACCACCTACGGATATGATTGTAATTCTGGACAAATCACTAAGGTGCAAGATCCGAACGATCTGGCAGCCGGTCGAAGTGGGACGACGTATTCTTATGAATCTGGGGCTGGCCGTCTTCAGGCAGTGAACTATCCGGATGGAGGGCAAACGAGCTATAGCTACCCTTCGACTACGGAGGTAGATACTTCTGTCCTCGCTTCTCCCAATCCTGCAGTCTCCTCTCAGGATGTCGTCGACAGCTTCGGTCGAAAGTATCAGCATGTTCAGGCTGGTATTTCTAGCGAGACAACCTATGATGTCAATGGAAGAGTTGATTGCGTCACCAATCCGCACTTTACAGCGTCATCTTCCTCGACTGATGGTACGACGTGCGTGACTACCTATGATGGTTTAGATCGGCCAAAGGTGCAAACAGGGACGGATGGCAGCACGCAAAGTTGGTCTTATGCCGGCAACGTTACAACCTCAATCGATGAAGCAGGTCACTCGTGGAAGCGCACATCAGATGCTTTGGGACGATTGATTAGTGTTATCGAACCTACAGGTGCGTCAACGAACTATGTTTACGATGCTCTCAATAACCTGCATACAGTCAGTCAAACTGGCGTCTCTGGTGATACAGCACGTACGCGAAGTTTCGTTTATGACTCACTATCGCGATTGACTTCCTCAACGAATCCAGAGACTGGGACAATCGGATACGGTTACGACGCGAATGGCAACTTGACGAGCAAGACGGATGCGCGTGGGATTACGACAACGTATGGCTACGATGCATTGAACCGCCTGACGTACAAGCATTACTCCGATGGAACGCTTCCAGCCGCGTTTGGTTATGACGGCAAGGATGAAAGCGGTGGAGCAGTCTCTACTCCGGTATCGAATGCAATTGGAAGAGTGAGCCATACATCCAATCAGACCAATGCGGCCGCTAACTATTCTTACGATTCGATGGGACGCTTGAACCATGAGTACTATTGCGTTCCCTCGAACTGTTCTTATGGGATTCAAGTTGGCGCGACCTACGATCTTGCTGGGAATACCAGTTCGCTGATCTATCCAGACGGACGAGTCATCTCTCAGAATATGGATGCGGCAGGACGCATTGCCTCCGTCAATTATGCGAGTTGGAACGGCAATGCTCACTCGGGGGCTTACATCAATGCCAGTGCAGCAGGTAGTTACGATCCTGCGGGGCATCTGGTGAGTGCAACGTTCGGCAATGCGATTGGGCTTGCTGCGTCCTACGATAAACGAGAACGCGTGGACATGCTCGCCTACGGTACGGCGGCTCAACTGCTCTGGGGTAAGCAGTATCAGTGGTCGGCAAACAGCAATTTGCAGATGATAACGGATGCGCTCACCGGGACACAGCGTCAGTTTGGTTATGACAATCTGAACCGTATTACGAGTGCAGAAGATATTGTTGGATCTTCGCAGGGAGCGAACACCACGCCCTTTGCGACTGGATCGGGAGATACTGTGGTGGGTTCCTCCAGCGGAGCGACACCAACTCCATCCTGGACCGATCCCGACGACTCAAACATCCTCCTCAATCCTGATGTACCCGGCTCGACGGGTTGGGAGGTCGCAAGCTCCAACATAACGACAGGTGTGTTAGCACCCGATGGAACAGCAACAGCGGCCAGCTTCACTGCGAGCTCTGGATCGACCGATAGCTATCTTGGTGCAATAGCCGCACAGAGTAGTCTTTATGACGGCGAGACGATGACCGGTTCAGTATGGCTGCGTGCGCCGAACGGGACACAGAATGTCAACCTCTATCTCGTCGAAGATGGTACGGCTGGGTACAGTATTCCGGCCTCGAAATCAGTGACCGTCACGACGACGTGGCAACAATTTCAATTGAGTGGAAAGTTTCAATATGGCCACACAACTCTCATCTTTCAAATAGGAGGAGCCGGTTCGGTCCAGAGCGGTCAGACAATTTCGGTCTGGGGCTCGAAGTTAGAGGATACTGGCACATCCGGGCCAACGATCACGAACTTCGTTCGCTACTCGCAACGGTTGACCGCGTCGACCTGGGGAGTCCAGGCTGGTGTTGCTGTAGACAACGCGGCCACCGCTCCGGATGGAACCAATACCGCTGCTACGGTTACAGCGAATAGTGGATCGAGCGACAGTTGGATCGTTGACAACGTCCCGAATCCTGCTCCATTCAGCGGAGTTCCCATCACCGGTTCGGTCTGGCTGCGGGCACCAGGAGGACCACAGAACATCTCTATCACTCTGATCGAAGTGGGAGCCAATGGATATTCGGCATTTGGCGGAGGAACCGTCTCTCTAACGACGGGCTGGCAGCGTTTCCAGATGACGGGAACGACTCAAAGTACATTGACGGTACTTCAGCTTCAGATTGGTGGGGCTGGGACTTTCACGAATGGGCAGAGCGTCCAGGTTTGGGGTGCCCAGATGGAACTAGCCTCGACGGCGGGACCATACGTGGCGACGGGAGCGAATCCGGAAAGTATTGGAACGAATATGACCAATCTCCTGCCGTATTCGCAACAACCGAACGGGCCGAGCTGGAGTAATCCCGGTATACAGGGAACGGCGAATGCAGTGACCGCACCGGACGGTTCGATGACCGGCTACCAGGCCACAGCGGCTTCCGGTCAAACCGATGCCTACTTTACCAATAATGTCCAGAACCCCGCGCTTTATGACAGTGCAACCGTGACCGGATCGATCTTCCTCCGTATTCCGAGTGGATCGCTGTCGATCAATATTTATCTCGCTGGGGAGAACGCTTCAGGAAGAACGTATCTCGGCTCAAAAGCTGTGCAGTTGACTACAGCTTGGCAACGTTTCACCTTGACAGGTCAGCTCCCAAATGGCCTGACCCGCGTCTTCATGCAGATTGCAGGGGCAGGCAGCTTCACTTCAGGCCAGACGTTTGATCTTTGGGGGGCACAGCTCGAGGAAGCCTCGACTGCCGGTCCGTATGTGATGACGAGCGCCTTACCCGTGACTACTGGTCAGGAACTCACCAACCTCTTGCCCAACTCGCAACAGTTGAACGGTCCAAGTTGGGGTATAGCGAATGGTTCGCTATCGTTGAACTCTGCAACCGCACCGGATGGCACAACAACGGCAGCAACGTTGACCGCGAGCGCCAGCTCGCCGGATACTTTCGCGATAGACAACGCCCCCAATCCGTCGCTCTATGACGAGCAGACAGTAACGGGTTCGGTGTACCTCCGCGTTGCCAGCGGGACGCTCAACACGTTTCTCTTCCTGGACAATAGTGGAGTTTCAGGTTCCACGGCACCCAATCAACCGATCACGTTGACAACAACCTGGCAACGGTTTTCTATCACAGCAACAAATCAGAACGGTCTCACCCAATTGGGCCTACAGATCGGTGGAGCGGGTTCGATTACCAACGGTAAGAGCTTCCAGGTCTGGGGACCGCAACTGGTCGTTGGAAGTGCCGCAGCACCGTATATACCGACACCAGCTGTAGGCGGAACGACCAGTGTCGTAACCAATCAATCAGCGACCTTGTTGCAAAATGGTTTGGATCAAGCCTACAGCTACGACTCGTTCGGGAACATCCTGGAGAACGGTAGCTTCAATTCCAACTACACGGCGCAGAACCGGATGAGCGGGTTTGCCTACGATGCAGCTGGCAATCTATTGTCGAACGGTCTCACCACCATGACTTGGGATGCAGAGAGCAAACTCATCTCAGCGGGCGGTGCGACATATATCTACGATGCAGAAGGGAACCGGGTAGAAAAGCAGGGTGTCGGCGTAACCGACACGATCTACTTTGGCGGTCGTCCGCTGGCTCGTTACAGCGCGGGAGGATGGACCGATCTGATCTACGGTCCAAACGGGTTGCTGGGAGAAGTCCAGGGAACCGAAGGTGCCGATACCTCCTATCGCTTCCTCGACCATCTCGGCACCGAGGTCGGAACGATAAACAGCAATAAGATACTCATCAACCCGCTCGACTACACCCCCTTCGGACAGATCTTCTCAGGCTCCACTAACGACCCCTACCTCTTCACGGGATTAGAGCGGGATATGGAGAGCAATCTCGATCATGCAATGTTCCGCCAGTACGCCTCCACGATGGGCCGATGGATGTCCCCAGACCCCTACAACGGGTCGATGGACTTCGGGAATCCCCAGAGCCTCAATCGGTATAGCTATGTGGGGAACAACCCACTTGGGTACACCGATCCCAGTGGACTGTATAGTTTGCCTCCGGGGAATAACTGCACCATCTGCAACATTTTCGATGACATATTTAGTGATTTGGGATCGCTGTTCGGAGGAGGCGGTCACTCGTTTCACGGATCGACCACACCTAGACCGAGTATTAAGGCAACAGGCAGTTACGGAGCGATCCAGCCTCAGGGAGACGATACATTCACCATGAACGTTTCCTATTTAGTACCCTCTTCCGGAGTGGGAGCTAATGATCTAGCTGCCACGGGAGCCATAATAAGTTCTCTCTCACGAATCATGATCACGACCGATAACGCACTACATGCACCTCCTCTAAAAGTCAGTAGCGGCGTCTGCTCCATATATGGGAATGAACCATATTTGGGAGCTGGTCTTCAATGCGTATGTAATAGTGCGGGAGACAGCGCATGGTCTCAGGACACGCGTGGATGTCTGGCGGCTGATCAGAAAGAAGGCATCCCTGAATTCATTGGGCATGGAACCTGCTACACAGGATCGACCATCAGAACGCAAAATGTTCCGGTGACAACGTTAGTAGGGGCGTATTTGAGTTGTAAGAGATGGTGA
- a CDS encoding tyrosine-type recombinase/integrase, with translation MAFVTEKEELKPGLILFRRGDVGHRMWYCRMKMPKADRYKTVSLKTTDIGAARERAFDQDADVRFRIKHDVPVFNRPFRDVAREYLLTQEARAKRGEISAARPKKLRAVIEGTLDRYAGSTQVHLIGDERWGSYPAWRRENGAGRHRRNGVREVTADAAQSFADHEAERRTKVQHTLGIRVLKPIEVKPSEEWIVPFISDSTIRFEMSIFGAIMNYAVKKRYVPASQRFDERPKLKTMRRDEFTLEEYRKLHTVGRKWIAEADKPSSVWYRTVTYNLILIACNTGMRPAEMKNLRWRDIMPAKDREGREIVVLFVQGKGKSRKLVAPKSVGDYLERIRTISKAMTPDDRVFTTSTGKPAKMLYSSLIANLLNEANLREGTQGVPRSTYCFRHTYATLRLQEGVDVYFLAEQMGTSVHMIEQHYGHVNTIKHADRVLQGMAGWELPQPDDTKAKASKAAETHDKGKRGQRHRPR, from the coding sequence ATGGCGTTTGTTACCGAGAAAGAGGAGCTGAAACCCGGCCTGATTCTCTTCCGGCGCGGCGACGTAGGCCACCGGATGTGGTATTGCCGCATGAAGATGCCGAAGGCCGACCGCTATAAGACGGTTTCGCTTAAAACAACCGACATCGGCGCAGCCCGCGAGCGGGCCTTCGACCAGGATGCGGATGTGCGGTTCCGCATCAAGCATGACGTCCCCGTGTTCAACCGTCCCTTCCGTGACGTGGCGCGAGAGTATCTGTTGACGCAGGAAGCGCGGGCGAAGCGTGGAGAGATCAGCGCCGCCCGGCCTAAGAAACTCCGTGCCGTCATCGAGGGCACGTTAGACAGGTACGCAGGTTCCACTCAGGTCCATCTGATTGGTGACGAACGCTGGGGCAGCTATCCGGCATGGCGACGAGAGAACGGCGCGGGACGCCACCGGCGCAATGGCGTTCGGGAAGTCACAGCCGATGCAGCGCAATCCTTCGCGGACCATGAAGCCGAGCGCCGCACCAAGGTTCAGCACACCCTGGGTATCCGGGTGTTGAAGCCGATTGAAGTCAAGCCTTCCGAAGAATGGATAGTTCCTTTTATCAGCGATTCCACCATCCGCTTCGAGATGTCCATCTTCGGGGCGATTATGAATTATGCGGTAAAAAAACGCTATGTTCCCGCAAGCCAGCGTTTCGACGAGCGCCCGAAGCTCAAGACGATGCGGCGTGACGAGTTCACGCTGGAGGAATATCGCAAACTCCACACGGTCGGACGCAAGTGGATTGCCGAGGCTGACAAGCCATCAAGCGTTTGGTATCGCACCGTCACCTACAACTTGATTCTGATTGCCTGCAATACGGGCATGAGGCCAGCGGAGATGAAGAACCTGCGCTGGCGCGACATTATGCCCGCAAAAGACCGCGAGGGCCGCGAAATCGTTGTCCTGTTCGTGCAGGGTAAGGGCAAATCGCGCAAGTTGGTCGCGCCTAAGAGCGTTGGAGATTATTTAGAACGCATCCGCACAATCTCTAAAGCCATGACACCGGACGATAGGGTATTCACCACCAGCACGGGCAAGCCCGCGAAAATGTTGTACAGTTCCTTGATTGCCAATCTTCTGAATGAAGCGAATCTGCGCGAAGGCACGCAGGGCGTGCCGCGCTCGACCTATTGCTTCCGACACACCTACGCCACGCTCCGATTGCAGGAAGGTGTAGACGTATACTTTCTCGCTGAGCAGATGGGAACTTCCGTCCACATGATTGAGCAGCACTACGGGCATGTGAATACCATCAAGCACGCCGACCGCGTGTTGCAGGGGATGGCGGGATGGGAGCTGCCACAACCGGACGATACCAAAGCCAAGGCGTCGAAGGCGGCGGAGACGCACGATAAAGGCAAACGAGGTCAGCGCCACAGGCCGCGCTGA
- a CDS encoding glycosyltransferase has translation MLVLLRSVWSIALLGTVTSSIFCLMVIAAAVRFGLRKRREDRAETTFFPPLSVLKPLHGTEPGMERNLETFFEQDYPEFELLFCARQETDEGLMLARRVGARYPHVDARYVTCGEPMPKFHNAKVFSLEKLDSVAKHELFITSDADVRVTPDYLRRMVQNLKDPHVGLASCVYLGTTTGGFSSQLDAVGKSVEMTSGVLVADMLEGTKFALGATMAVRKKSFRDVGGFGELGQFYADDFVLGNRLAKQGTGVLLATHVIRLMVQDSPFWLSFRNQLRWMQSTRRSRPWGHFGSGLTFAMPFGLLGLLWGLASGHVLLGVAWLGVAVVNRWVQAGSILRVMGDEGWLYSTLIYPLRDLLGSMLWLGSYGGDRFYYRGKIYRLKDGGQVEATE, from the coding sequence ATGCTGGTGTTGTTGCGTAGTGTGTGGTCGATTGCGTTGCTCGGAACCGTTACCTCGAGCATCTTTTGTTTGATGGTAATTGCGGCGGCGGTGCGTTTCGGACTGCGGAAGCGCCGGGAAGACCGTGCCGAAACTACGTTCTTTCCACCGCTCAGCGTGTTGAAGCCGCTGCACGGGACGGAGCCAGGGATGGAGCGGAATCTGGAGACGTTCTTCGAGCAGGACTATCCGGAGTTCGAGCTGCTGTTTTGTGCGCGGCAGGAGACGGACGAGGGGTTGATGCTGGCGAGGCGTGTAGGTGCGCGTTATCCGCATGTGGATGCGCGGTATGTGACCTGCGGTGAGCCGATGCCGAAGTTCCATAATGCCAAGGTATTTTCGCTCGAGAAGCTGGATTCGGTGGCGAAGCATGAGCTGTTTATCACCAGCGACGCGGATGTTCGGGTTACGCCGGATTACCTGCGGCGGATGGTGCAGAACCTGAAAGATCCGCATGTCGGGCTGGCTTCGTGCGTCTATTTAGGGACGACGACGGGTGGCTTTTCGTCACAGTTGGACGCGGTTGGAAAGAGTGTTGAGATGACCTCGGGTGTGTTGGTGGCGGACATGCTGGAGGGCACGAAGTTTGCGCTGGGTGCGACGATGGCGGTGCGGAAGAAGTCGTTCCGCGACGTGGGCGGGTTTGGTGAGCTGGGGCAGTTTTACGCAGACGATTTTGTGCTGGGGAATCGGCTGGCGAAGCAGGGAACGGGTGTGCTGCTGGCGACGCATGTGATTCGGCTGATGGTGCAGGATTCTCCGTTCTGGCTGTCGTTTCGGAACCAGCTTCGGTGGATGCAGAGCACGCGGCGGTCGCGTCCGTGGGGGCATTTTGGTAGCGGGCTGACGTTTGCAATGCCGTTCGGACTGCTGGGGCTGCTATGGGGGCTTGCGAGCGGGCATGTGTTGCTGGGTGTGGCTTGGCTCGGTGTGGCGGTTGTGAATCGCTGGGTACAGGCTGGGTCGATTCTTCGGGTGATGGGGGATGAGGGCTGGTTGTACAGCACGCTGATCTATCCGTTGCGCGATCTGCTTGGCAGCATGCTTTGGCTGGGGAGCTATGGCGGCGACCGGTTTTATTACCGTGGAAAGATCTACCGGTTGAAGGATGGCGGGCAGGTTGAGGCTACGGAGTAG
- a CDS encoding MerR family transcriptional regulator: MATKRKTRGAYMISAVAEMYEIHPQTLRLYEREGLLRPSRSDGNTRLYTDEDLERLEFILNLARDLGVNIAGIAIVLQMRERMEEMNRQMQGFVDYVRTEMLSRMQQQQEPGAGLVPLRRPVIVPVKVPVKAGKKK; this comes from the coding sequence ATGGCAACGAAGCGCAAGACACGAGGAGCGTACATGATCTCGGCGGTGGCCGAGATGTATGAGATTCATCCGCAGACGCTGCGTCTGTATGAGCGCGAGGGGCTGCTGCGGCCTTCGCGGAGCGACGGGAACACGCGGCTGTACACCGATGAGGATTTGGAGCGGCTGGAGTTCATCTTGAACCTGGCGCGGGACCTGGGCGTGAATATCGCGGGGATCGCGATCGTGTTGCAGATGCGCGAGCGCATGGAGGAGATGAACCGACAGATGCAGGGGTTTGTCGACTATGTGCGGACGGAGATGCTGAGCCGGATGCAGCAACAGCAGGAACCGGGTGCTGGTTTGGTGCCGCTGCGACGGCCGGTGATTGTGCCGGTGAAGGTTCCGGTTAAGGCCGGTAAGAAGAAGTAG